Proteins encoded together in one Porites lutea chromosome 2, jaPorLute2.1, whole genome shotgun sequence window:
- the LOC140928249 gene encoding uncharacterized protein produces MRIASLAVLVAVGLVHFQLSASLPMSSVPPLLNKLLKDQNVTLGFILKGLQGPPGMNGMAGMSGSPGPQGPPGFKGDPGPPGFPGTPGLPGSPGFQGPPGMDGAPGSPGFPGPPGFPGGSGMPGMPGMQGPPGPQGPPGPTPIRYNGTVKCEEDTAWLRCNEYKHISIISAFWGRRNFGLCTEHTGNLKFNQYCPTTPLFLTKVKDACEGTTMCEIRCTKFFFNDQSCADVYKYLEVYYKCIEVINGHEVVNEDNLLNANYLG; encoded by the exons ATGAGGATCGCTTCCTTGGCGGTACTAGTCGCCGTAGGCCTAGTACATTTTCAGTTATCG GCGTCGCTGCCAATGTCTTCAGTCCCTCCACTCCTAAACAAACTACTAAAGGATCAGAATGTAACACTGGGTTTCATTCTCAAAGGCCTTCAAGGTCCTCCCGGTATGAATGGTATGGCAGGAATGTCTGGATCTCCTGGACCACAAGGACCTCCAGGTTTCAAGGGAGATCCTGGTCCGCCTGGTTTTCCAGGTACACCAGGTCTACCCGGTTCTCCGGGTTTCCAGGGTCCTCCTGGTATGGATGGTGCTCCTGGATCCCCTGGTTTCCCCGGTCCTCCTGGTTTCCCGGGAGGTAGCGGAATGCCTGGTATGCCCGGTATGCAAGGTCCCCCTGGTCCGCAAGGTCCCCCTGGCCCCACACCCATCAGATAC AACGGCACAGTGAAATGTGAAGAGGACACAGCTTGGCTCAGATGCAACGAATACAAACACATTAGCATAATCTCTGCTTTCTGGGGAAGACGAAACTTCGGCTTGTGCACAGAGCACACAGGAAATCTTAAGTTTAATCAGTACTGCCCGACAACACCATTGTTTCTCACAAAAGTAAAAGACGCCTGCGAGGGAACGACCATGTGCGAGATTAGATGCACGAAGTTCTTTTTCAACGACCAATCATGCGCTGACGTATACAAATACTTGGAAGTCTACTATAAATGCATCGAAGTTATTAACGGGCACGAAGTTGTCAACGAGGATAACCTACTCAACGCTAACTACCTGGGCTGA
- the LOC140928241 gene encoding uncharacterized protein produces the protein MGLRGGMGCLLALFVGLVWLECTHSQAILPDWPKIGDRITQPFLDQLMVSQLLEQNLTLGFFLKGLNGPPGPPGPAGPPGEPGPPGLPGSAGSPGHVGEDGAPGATGTPGPPGPPGPPGMPGDKGDPGEQGAPGAAGLPGAPGLPGMQGPMGPAGPEPIMPNFTVICEGEKGWVQCKQYELIKVTKAFWGRDDHVTCPKIPAGLTSDRLCETTAENTLKKVNGQCKNEQACEVVASNIFFDDDTCGNVYKYLKIWYECIPDEANAVDVLKDGGKRRRRRKKKRSTKEKRSSKE, from the exons ATGGGGCTCAGAGGAGGCATGGGCTGCCTTCTAGCCTTATTTGTGGGCCTTGTATGGCTAGAATGCACG CATTCACAGGCAATTTTACCCGACTGGCCGAAGATCGGCGACAGAATCACACAACCATTTCTTGATCAGCTTATGGTCAGTCAGCTTCTTGAACAGAATCTTACGCTAGGATTCTTCTTGAAAGGCCTTAACGGTCCACCGGGTCCCCCGGGACCGGCCGGGCCACCCGGAGAACCTGGACCTCCAGGACTTCCGGGTTCAGCCGGTTCCCCTGGTCATGTAGGTGAAGATGGTGCACCAGGAGCTACAGGAACACCCGGACCACCAGGTCCACCAGGACCTCCCGGTATGCCAGGAGATAAGGGAGATCCCGGAGAGCAGGGAGCACCCGGTGCTGCGGGTCTTCCCGGAGCCCCTGGTCTTCCAGGTATGCAAGGTCCAATGGGTCCTGCTGGTCCAGAACCAATTATGCCG AACTTTACTGTTATCTGTGAAGGAGAAAAGGGCTGGGTACAGTGTAAACAATACGAGCTCATCAAAGTTACAAAGGCATTCTGGGGTCGTGATGATCACGTTACGTGTCCCAAGATTCCTGCAGGGCTCACATCAGACAGACTGTGCGAGACGACGGCAGAAAACACCCTTAAAAAGGTCAATGGACAATGTAAAAACGAGCAAGCCTGCGAGGTGGTGGCCTCCAACATTTTCTTCGACGACGACACTTGTGGGAACGTCTACAAGTATTTAAAAATTTGGTACGAGTGCATTCCGGATGAGGCGAACGCCGTGGACGTGCTGAAAGACGGTGGAAAACGAAGACGACGACGAAAGAAGAAGAGATCAACAAAAGAGAAGCGGTCCTCGAAAGAATAA
- the LOC140928250 gene encoding uncharacterized protein, producing the protein MKADTSLLRLAVGLALFILAHCSVVPRKPRLIKRNSEEENILSYYWNQKLPVGFFVNGQGGLMGPPGPPGPPGPPAYYGGGGSGSGSGDAYTRGGIPGPPGPPGPPGPPGLGGAAASGAQETITCEGEKEWIECPQYRVIKINSAFWGRDDAATCNTNGVQHGLSTAEMCPQDESNTMTKVEGQCKDEQACELAATSTFFDKTDCGQVYKYLRVNYECLPSESRVKAAIQRSKISG; encoded by the exons ATGAAGGCTGATACAAGCCTGCTGAGGCTGGCTGTTGGCCTGGCCTTATTTATATTAGCG CACTGTTCAGTTGTACCGAGAAAGCCACGTCTAATAAAGAGAAACTCTGAAGAAGAAAATATTCTGAGTTATTACTGGAACCAGAAATTACCAGTGGGATTTTTCGTCAATGGGCAAGGTGGCTTAATGGGACCTCCGGGTCCACCCGGACCACCAGGACCTCCTGCTTACTACGGAGGCGGAGGTAGTGGAAGTGGAAGCGGCGACGCTTATACCCGTGGGGGCATTCCAGGACCACCGGGTCCTCCGGGGCCACCTGGTCCACCAGGTCTCGGGGGGGCTGCAGCATCA GGGGCTCAGGAAACCATCACGTGTGAAGGAGAGAAGGAATGGATCGAATGTCCACAATATAGAGTTATCAAAATTAATTCTGCCTTCTGGGGCCGTGATGACGCCGCCACCTGTAACACAAATGGCGTCCAACACGGACTCAGCACCGCAGAAATGTGCCCTCAAGACGAGTCCAACACAATGACCAAAGTGGAAGGACAGTGTAAAGACGAACAAGCTTGTGAACTAGCTGCAACTTCGACCTTCTTTGACAAGACTGACTGTGGGCAGGTCTACAAGTATCTGCGAGTGAACTACGAGTGCCTACCTAGTGAATCACGAGTCAAAGCAGCCATTCAAAGATCAAAAATCAGCGGCTAA